The following proteins are co-located in the Corynebacterium kalinowskii genome:
- the pgm gene encoding phosphoglucomutase (alpha-D-glucose-1,6-bisphosphate-dependent), translating to MAHERAGQPAKSEDLIDIAALVTAYYTLEPDVTVPEQQVAFGTSGHRGSSFDCAFNENHILAITQAIVEYRASQGIEGPLFIGRDTHALSEPAMMSALEVLLTTDIEVLVDDRGRYTPTPAVSHAILSHNAKLEGGVLGNDPQRADGIVITPSHNPPRDGGFKYNPPHGGPADTDATDWIAKRANELLEAELEGIELTRVDGVLDERTTPYNYLDSYVDDLPNVIDIEAIKKAGIRIGADPMGGAAVDYWGHIAQKHGLDLTVVNPLVDATWRFMTLDTDGKIRMDCSSPNAMASLIQNRDKFDIATGNDADSDRHGIVTPDAGLMNPNHYLAVAIDYLFAHRPGWGENTAVGKTLVSSSMIDRVVAALGRDLVEVPVGFKWFVPGLIDGSVGFGGEESAGASFLRHDGTVWSTDKDGIILDLLAAEILAVTGKTPSQRYAELAEQYGAPAYARTDAEANREQKAVLKKLSPEQVTATELAGEPIVAKMTEAPGNGAAIGGLKVTTENAWFAARPSGTEDKYKIYAESFKGAEHLAQVQQEAQALVSEVLGNS from the coding sequence ATGGCACACGAGCGTGCAGGACAACCAGCCAAGTCTGAAGATCTCATCGACATCGCGGCCCTAGTCACCGCGTACTACACCCTGGAACCAGACGTAACCGTTCCGGAGCAGCAGGTGGCGTTCGGCACGTCGGGCCACCGCGGCAGTTCTTTTGACTGCGCGTTCAACGAGAACCACATTCTGGCTATCACTCAGGCGATTGTCGAGTACCGGGCGTCGCAAGGCATTGAAGGCCCGCTGTTCATCGGACGTGACACGCACGCGCTGTCCGAGCCTGCGATGATGTCCGCGCTGGAGGTCTTGCTCACCACGGACATCGAAGTGCTTGTCGACGACCGTGGCCGCTACACCCCAACCCCTGCGGTTTCTCATGCCATCCTTTCCCACAACGCCAAGCTCGAGGGCGGCGTGCTCGGCAATGATCCGCAGCGCGCCGATGGCATCGTCATTACTCCTTCCCACAACCCGCCTCGCGACGGTGGCTTCAAGTACAACCCACCTCATGGCGGCCCTGCTGACACGGATGCCACGGATTGGATCGCCAAGCGCGCTAACGAGCTGCTAGAGGCAGAGCTCGAGGGTATTGAGCTCACCCGCGTTGATGGCGTGCTGGACGAGCGGACAACTCCGTACAATTACCTCGACTCCTACGTTGATGACCTGCCTAATGTCATCGACATCGAGGCCATCAAGAAGGCCGGCATCCGCATCGGTGCTGACCCAATGGGCGGCGCTGCTGTCGATTACTGGGGCCACATTGCCCAAAAGCATGGCCTCGATCTCACCGTCGTGAACCCGCTCGTGGATGCTACCTGGCGTTTCATGACCCTGGATACTGATGGCAAGATCCGCATGGACTGCTCTTCGCCGAACGCGATGGCATCCCTGATCCAGAATCGCGACAAGTTCGACATCGCTACCGGCAACGATGCTGACTCCGATCGCCACGGCATTGTCACCCCAGATGCTGGCCTGATGAACCCGAACCACTACCTCGCGGTGGCCATTGACTACCTCTTCGCGCACCGCCCAGGCTGGGGCGAGAACACTGCTGTGGGTAAGACCTTGGTGTCTTCTTCCATGATCGACCGCGTTGTTGCAGCTCTGGGTCGCGACCTTGTCGAGGTCCCAGTTGGTTTCAAGTGGTTTGTGCCGGGCCTTATCGACGGCTCCGTGGGCTTCGGCGGCGAAGAATCCGCCGGCGCGTCCTTCCTGCGTCACGACGGCACAGTCTGGTCTACCGACAAGGACGGCATCATCCTGGACTTGCTCGCTGCAGAAATCCTAGCTGTGACCGGCAAGACCCCATCCCAGCGCTACGCTGAGCTCGCCGAGCAGTACGGCGCACCTGCCTACGCTCGTACCGATGCTGAGGCCAATCGTGAGCAAAAGGCAGTGCTGAAGAAGCTCAGCCCGGAGCAAGTCACCGCGACTGAGCTTGCAGGCGAGCCGATCGTTGCCAAGATGACGGAAGCTCCAGGCAATGGCGCTGCCATCGGCGGGCTTAAGGTCACCACGGAGAACGCCTGGTTCGCAGCACGCCCATCCGGCACCGAGGACAAGTACAAGATTTACGCAGAATCCTTCAAGGGCGCTGAGCACCTGGCTCAGGTTCAGCAGGAAGCTCAGGCGTTGGTCTCCGAAGTCCTCGGCAACTCCTAG
- a CDS encoding DoxX family protein, producing the protein MSTKLSAWVESPLGQLLGIVSRFGLALVWLVSGYQKIVDPMGFRQSIEAYELFPPELVSLIAVALPPVEILLGIFLLVGLFIAPAAAVSALIMVGFIVGVSSAAVRGLEIDCGCFSAGDGEPSSLGLVIVRDVVFLAMAVWAVVFPYRRFALHP; encoded by the coding sequence ATGTCAACTAAATTGAGTGCGTGGGTAGAGTCGCCTCTAGGGCAGCTACTCGGCATCGTGTCTCGATTTGGGTTGGCACTGGTGTGGTTGGTTTCCGGGTACCAGAAGATTGTGGATCCCATGGGCTTTCGGCAGTCGATCGAAGCCTATGAATTGTTTCCACCTGAACTGGTTTCGCTCATTGCAGTAGCGCTACCTCCGGTGGAGATCCTATTGGGTATCTTCCTTCTGGTGGGCTTGTTCATTGCCCCGGCGGCCGCGGTTTCGGCACTGATCATGGTGGGGTTCATCGTGGGGGTGTCCTCTGCGGCGGTGCGTGGCCTGGAAATTGACTGCGGGTGTTTCTCTGCCGGAGACGGTGAACCCAGCTCCCTGGGGCTGGTGATCGTTCGCGATGTCGTATTCTTAGCGATGGCCGTATGGGCGGTAGTATTCCCATACCGAAGGTTCGCACTTCACCCCTAA
- a CDS encoding DsbA family protein, whose protein sequence is MSTKIKSPNEKSNGFLWALLAVLLIAAVIVGYIFMSNQGSKIDKVTEGIEKTDVTFDMAIKDNAYQLKSNKATDSTPQVDLYEDFSCPHCADLAIATDADMLKAIDAGELVVNVRTLHFLDGGKTDGHSTRAGDALMIAAQQGDANLYWNFRDMLMKKQADIYAKWNMQDFADAARQVGASEETAKKIAESPADHAAAVAMFKANEDKLKTETGKVSSPRIIKDGKDIDDLQNWVAEAKK, encoded by the coding sequence GTGAGTACCAAAATTAAGAGCCCCAACGAAAAGAGCAATGGTTTTCTGTGGGCATTGTTGGCAGTGCTGCTAATCGCGGCGGTGATCGTCGGCTACATCTTTATGAGCAACCAGGGCTCGAAGATTGATAAGGTCACCGAGGGAATCGAGAAAACCGATGTCACGTTCGACATGGCGATTAAGGACAATGCCTACCAGCTGAAGTCCAACAAGGCTACTGATTCAACTCCTCAGGTGGATTTGTACGAGGACTTCTCTTGCCCTCACTGCGCCGACCTAGCCATCGCTACCGACGCTGACATGCTGAAGGCTATCGACGCAGGCGAACTGGTGGTGAATGTCCGCACCCTCCACTTCCTAGACGGTGGCAAGACCGACGGACACTCCACCCGCGCCGGTGACGCTCTGATGATCGCAGCCCAGCAGGGTGACGCGAACCTCTACTGGAACTTCCGCGACATGCTGATGAAGAAGCAGGCAGACATCTACGCTAAGTGGAACATGCAGGACTTTGCTGATGCAGCTCGTCAGGTAGGTGCCTCCGAAGAAACCGCAAAGAAGATCGCTGAGTCTCCAGCCGATCACGCTGCCGCAGTAGCGATGTTCAAGGCCAATGAGGACAAGCTCAAGACGGAAACCGGCAAGGTCTCCTCGCCTCGCATCATCAAGGACGGCAAGGACATCGACGACCTGCAGAACTGGGTTGCCGAAGCCAAGAAGTAG
- a CDS encoding ATP-binding cassette domain-containing protein, giving the protein MTPPRWVYLPALVALAVLGIPLLALLADVNWPALPALITSAEGSAALALSLRSSLLATAIIVVLGIPLALALVSLKKWAAPLRAIVIVPMTMPPVVGGLALLAAFGRRSPLGMWVPALGDFFAFSTSAVVLAQVFVGLPFLVLSAESALKSLDVRYLEAARGLGAGRTKILFRVVLPLIAPAVFSGTALALARALGEFGATLTFAGSLPGVTRTMPLAIYLQREENPDLALALAAILLGLAVALVAVAGATPRLIRRFRLPLRLPTRRAAAPVSGDKVASQSFDLAGRTIPVRGWTAVIGPNGAGKTTLLRALAGLGSPAQLRRAVLLTQYPALFPHLSVLENVRFACGDNSRARQELEAVHAADLADRYPADISGGQAARVALARALAASPEVLLLDEPLAAVDPAAAGMLRDVLRRRLTDIPVIMVTHDAVDVATLADQVLVIESGQVSAFGSPVDILAQPATEYLAEFAGLSALTGVVSAVADVVTVESAIGAISGIASQPMQVGRLATALFSPRSVVLGSGHSSARTSLTSTVRSTSHHGSYVRIALAAGEQTMFADITPTSASELRLLPGDTVAVQIKALQVTVVPWQLGG; this is encoded by the coding sequence ATGACCCCACCACGCTGGGTCTATCTCCCCGCCCTTGTAGCGCTCGCCGTCCTGGGCATCCCGCTGCTGGCCTTGCTTGCCGACGTCAATTGGCCCGCCCTCCCCGCGCTCATCACCTCTGCGGAGGGCTCGGCGGCCTTGGCACTGTCCTTGCGCAGCTCCTTGCTGGCCACAGCAATTATCGTGGTGTTAGGCATTCCGCTGGCATTGGCCCTCGTCTCCTTGAAGAAGTGGGCAGCGCCACTGCGCGCAATCGTGATCGTCCCCATGACTATGCCGCCTGTGGTTGGTGGCCTGGCCTTACTCGCCGCCTTTGGCCGTCGCAGCCCCCTCGGCATGTGGGTCCCTGCTCTCGGAGACTTCTTCGCGTTCTCCACGTCCGCGGTTGTCCTGGCCCAGGTCTTTGTGGGATTACCCTTCCTCGTCCTCAGCGCCGAATCCGCGCTAAAGAGCCTGGATGTGCGCTACCTGGAAGCGGCTCGCGGGCTCGGGGCGGGGCGCACAAAAATTCTCTTCCGTGTTGTCTTACCGCTCATCGCACCGGCCGTTTTTTCCGGCACCGCGTTGGCGCTCGCCCGCGCGCTCGGGGAATTCGGAGCAACGTTGACGTTTGCTGGCTCCTTGCCCGGTGTGACCCGCACGATGCCCCTCGCAATTTACTTGCAGCGCGAGGAGAACCCCGATCTCGCTCTCGCTCTCGCAGCCATTTTGTTGGGACTGGCTGTCGCTCTCGTGGCGGTAGCGGGGGCCACGCCACGGCTTATTCGCCGCTTCCGTCTGCCCCTGCGCCTACCAACTCGACGGGCTGCTGCGCCGGTGTCTGGGGACAAGGTGGCGTCGCAAAGCTTTGATCTGGCGGGGCGCACGATCCCTGTGCGCGGCTGGACTGCGGTGATTGGCCCGAACGGGGCGGGCAAAACCACCTTGTTGCGTGCGCTGGCCGGGCTAGGTTCGCCCGCGCAGCTGCGACGCGCAGTGCTGCTCACCCAGTATCCAGCGCTGTTTCCGCACCTCAGCGTCCTGGAAAATGTGCGCTTTGCGTGCGGGGATAACTCGCGCGCCCGGCAAGAACTCGAAGCGGTTCATGCCGCTGATCTCGCCGACCGCTACCCTGCCGACATTTCCGGTGGCCAGGCGGCTCGGGTGGCGCTGGCTCGTGCGCTCGCCGCCTCGCCCGAGGTGCTGCTGCTCGACGAGCCCCTAGCCGCCGTCGACCCCGCCGCAGCTGGCATGCTTCGCGACGTCCTTCGCCGCAGACTCACTGACATACCCGTCATCATGGTGACACACGACGCCGTGGACGTAGCGACGCTGGCCGACCAAGTACTGGTCATCGAATCGGGGCAGGTCAGTGCTTTCGGCTCCCCCGTTGACATCCTGGCGCAACCAGCCACTGAGTATTTGGCTGAGTTCGCGGGGCTCAGCGCACTCACGGGTGTGGTGTCTGCGGTGGCCGATGTCGTCACGGTTGAAAGCGCTATCGGGGCGATTTCTGGCATCGCCTCCCAGCCCATGCAGGTGGGGAGGCTCGCAACGGCACTGTTTTCGCCGCGTTCGGTGGTGCTGGGCTCAGGGCACAGCTCGGCGCGAACTTCGCTGACCAGTACTGTTCGCTCGACCAGCCATCATGGTTCTTACGTTCGCATCGCACTCGCAGCCGGGGAACAAACCATGTTTGCTGACATCACCCCAACGTCGGCATCGGAGCTGCGCCTGCTGCCAGGAGATACCGTGGCGGTGCAGATCAAAGCTCTGCAAGTGACCGTGGTGCCCTGGCAGCTGGGTGGATAA
- the modA gene encoding molybdate ABC transporter substrate-binding protein, giving the protein MRKLLVIISLACIAAACTPQPKHNTLTVFAAASLHSSFRILEEDVERQNPGLDIILSSDGSQNLVDQVIAGAPADVLATADTKSMARAQDKMQLNATEFASNSLVLVTPPDNPHGINEVSEKLNQVKTVVCAPEVPCGAATAELFKQFPWQLKPVSEEQKVTDVVGKVRSGQADAGVVYRTDAQGLHAVEIPGAQQHPNRYMIATLTGDNPFTDYVLSPEGQARLAELGFGAP; this is encoded by the coding sequence TTGAGAAAATTGCTGGTCATCATCTCGCTCGCGTGCATCGCTGCTGCGTGCACTCCGCAACCAAAGCACAACACGCTCACGGTGTTCGCCGCAGCCAGTCTGCACAGTAGCTTCCGGATCCTGGAAGAGGACGTGGAGCGTCAGAATCCGGGCCTTGACATCATTCTTTCCTCCGATGGCTCACAGAACCTCGTGGATCAAGTCATCGCCGGTGCGCCTGCCGATGTTTTGGCCACTGCCGACACTAAGTCCATGGCGCGGGCGCAGGATAAAATGCAGCTCAATGCCACTGAATTCGCCTCGAATTCCTTGGTCTTGGTCACCCCTCCGGACAATCCGCATGGGATCAATGAGGTGAGTGAAAAGCTGAACCAGGTCAAGACCGTCGTGTGCGCGCCAGAGGTGCCCTGCGGCGCCGCAACGGCCGAGCTGTTCAAGCAATTCCCATGGCAGCTCAAGCCCGTGAGCGAGGAACAAAAGGTCACGGACGTGGTGGGCAAGGTCCGCAGCGGTCAGGCAGATGCCGGTGTCGTGTACCGCACGGATGCCCAGGGACTGCACGCGGTCGAGATTCCCGGCGCGCAGCAGCACCCGAACCGGTACATGATCGCAACCCTTACCGGCGATAATCCCTTCACTGATTACGTTCTCAGCCCCGAAGGCCAGGCTCGCCTCGCCGAGCTCGGATTCGGTGCCCCATGA
- the narI gene encoding respiratory nitrate reductase subunit gamma: protein MSAFETFLWVVFPWISVAVLVVGSIWRFRNDQYSWTSRSSQFLGNKLIRYASPLFHYGILFVAVGHFIGLIIPKAWTRAVGLSDHLYHWVATIPGTIAAIATILGLIGLLWRRRTDKSVFRATTISDKIMYVMLAVPIVLGTIATVQHQVLGGSHGYDYRETISPWLRGVFSFNADPALMTDVPMAFKLHIVAGFLLFMVWPFTRLVHAMTPPLQYTTRPYVVYRSRTPRTSTLPSNKGWTPVSTNTRSDGQIPGEGA, encoded by the coding sequence ATGAGTGCATTTGAAACTTTCCTGTGGGTCGTCTTTCCTTGGATTTCTGTCGCCGTGTTGGTGGTTGGCAGCATTTGGCGATTCCGCAATGACCAGTACAGTTGGACATCGCGTAGCTCCCAGTTCTTGGGTAACAAACTGATCCGCTACGCTTCCCCGCTGTTCCACTACGGCATCTTGTTTGTAGCGGTGGGCCACTTTATCGGCCTGATAATCCCGAAAGCGTGGACTCGTGCAGTGGGTCTTAGCGATCACTTGTACCACTGGGTGGCCACCATTCCGGGCACAATTGCGGCGATTGCAACGATCCTGGGACTCATCGGCCTATTGTGGCGTCGTCGCACAGATAAGTCTGTGTTCCGCGCGACAACAATCTCCGACAAAATCATGTATGTGATGCTCGCGGTGCCTATCGTTCTCGGAACGATTGCAACAGTGCAGCACCAGGTGCTCGGCGGCTCGCACGGTTATGACTACCGCGAAACCATTTCACCTTGGCTTCGCGGTGTGTTTAGCTTCAATGCTGATCCAGCTCTCATGACGGATGTGCCGATGGCATTTAAGCTGCACATTGTGGCCGGCTTCTTGTTGTTCATGGTGTGGCCGTTCACTCGGCTGGTACATGCGATGACGCCTCCACTGCAGTACACCACCCGCCCATATGTGGTGTACCGCTCCCGAACCCCACGTACCAGTACTTTGCCTAGTAACAAGGGTTGGACGCCTGTGTCCACGAACACCCGGTCAGACGGTCAGATTCCTGGCGAAGGTGCATAA
- the narJ gene encoding nitrate reductase molybdenum cofactor assembly chaperone, translating to MVVNFLGNKRTSLVDAPPAVNVNEQQSRILWMSCAVLLDYPDDDFFTRLDAVEENVSVLPAEVAESLRTFVDFTRSHTLRELQTHYVDTFDQRRRCSLYLSYYATGDTRQRGAALISFKEMLAACGFEQSRDELPDHLCVVLEAAAQENESIAAQVLATHRDGIEVLRTALHARKSPYAHLIDALTATLPELDETTRERYLSLVTAGPPTEMVGQSLPFPTSEPEARS from the coding sequence ATGGTTGTCAACTTCTTAGGTAATAAGCGCACGTCGCTTGTCGACGCCCCTCCCGCCGTCAACGTGAACGAGCAGCAGAGCCGCATCTTGTGGATGAGTTGCGCGGTGTTGTTGGATTATCCGGACGATGATTTTTTCACCCGGCTGGATGCTGTTGAGGAGAATGTGTCGGTTCTTCCCGCGGAAGTGGCTGAGTCGCTGAGGACTTTCGTCGACTTCACTCGATCGCATACGCTTCGTGAATTGCAGACGCATTACGTAGACACCTTCGATCAGCGGCGCAGGTGCAGCCTTTATCTGTCCTATTACGCAACGGGCGATACACGTCAGCGTGGCGCGGCATTGATTAGCTTCAAGGAAATGCTTGCTGCCTGCGGTTTCGAGCAGTCGCGAGACGAACTCCCAGATCACCTGTGTGTGGTTTTGGAGGCGGCTGCGCAGGAGAACGAGTCAATCGCAGCCCAGGTGCTGGCTACCCACCGCGATGGGATTGAGGTCTTGCGCACGGCATTGCATGCTCGGAAGAGCCCATATGCGCACCTCATCGATGCTCTGACCGCTACGCTACCCGAGCTCGATGAGACGACTCGCGAACGCTATCTGTCCCTAGTTACCGCTGGCCCACCTACGGAAATGGTCGGCCAATCTCTTCCCTTTCCCACGAGTGAACCGGAGGCTCGATCATGA
- the narH gene encoding nitrate reductase subunit beta encodes MKVMAQISMVMNLDKCIGCHTCSVTCKQAWTNRGGTEYVWFNNVETRPGVGYPKQWEDQDKYKGGWVRTSSGKLKPRSGGRLKKLATIFANPDMPDLDDYYEPWSYEYDKLLSTPAGAKHVPTARPVSQLSGKPMDTIKWSSNWDDDLGGSLETMHEDPVLQKMNEQVKTDIENAFMFYLPRICEHCLNPTCVSSCPSGAMYKRVEDGIVLVDQDACRGWRMCVSGCPYKKVYFNHASGKAEKCTLCYPRLEVGEPTICSETCVGRLRYLGVIFYDADRVGEAAATKNEQDLYEAQCDIMLDPHDPAVIEGARREGIPESWIEAAQQSPVWKLIAEYKLALPLHPEYRTLPMVWYIPPLSPVVDAVTASGNDGENHRILYTAISTMRIPLEYMASLFTAGDTAVVEKVLRRLAAMRTHMREIRTGREPSPEIAEAVGLTGEQLKEMYKLLAIAKYDDRYVIPTAHTETPAGIAAMGCAVEDYVGNGADFAAQFHGVAPEEVAAGSGTVPLASWAPGSRPDSMFPRN; translated from the coding sequence ATGAAGGTCATGGCACAAATCTCCATGGTCATGAACCTAGACAAGTGCATCGGCTGCCACACCTGCTCGGTCACCTGCAAACAGGCCTGGACCAACCGTGGTGGCACCGAGTACGTCTGGTTTAACAACGTCGAAACCCGCCCGGGTGTCGGCTACCCGAAGCAGTGGGAAGACCAGGACAAATACAAGGGCGGCTGGGTCCGCACATCATCCGGAAAACTCAAGCCACGCTCCGGCGGCCGTCTGAAGAAGTTGGCTACCATCTTCGCCAACCCGGATATGCCGGATTTGGATGACTACTACGAGCCGTGGTCATACGAGTACGACAAGCTACTATCCACCCCGGCGGGAGCCAAACACGTACCAACAGCCCGCCCGGTCTCACAGCTGTCCGGCAAGCCGATGGACACCATCAAGTGGTCATCCAACTGGGACGATGATCTCGGCGGTTCGCTGGAAACAATGCATGAGGATCCCGTCCTGCAGAAGATGAACGAGCAGGTCAAGACGGACATCGAAAACGCATTCATGTTCTACCTGCCTCGCATTTGCGAACACTGCCTGAACCCAACCTGCGTTTCTTCGTGCCCGTCGGGTGCCATGTATAAACGCGTGGAGGACGGCATCGTGCTTGTGGACCAGGACGCGTGCCGTGGCTGGCGCATGTGTGTCTCTGGATGCCCGTACAAGAAGGTCTACTTCAACCATGCTTCAGGCAAGGCCGAGAAGTGCACCTTGTGCTACCCACGCCTCGAAGTGGGTGAACCGACGATCTGTTCGGAGACCTGTGTGGGTCGGCTGCGCTACCTCGGCGTGATTTTCTACGACGCTGACCGCGTGGGCGAGGCTGCAGCTACCAAAAACGAGCAGGATCTCTACGAAGCCCAATGCGACATCATGCTGGATCCACACGACCCAGCTGTCATTGAGGGGGCCCGGCGCGAGGGTATCCCGGAGTCCTGGATCGAAGCCGCGCAGCAGTCCCCAGTGTGGAAACTGATTGCAGAGTACAAGCTGGCGCTGCCGCTGCACCCGGAATACCGCACCCTTCCGATGGTCTGGTACATCCCACCACTATCCCCAGTGGTCGATGCGGTCACCGCGTCTGGCAATGACGGCGAAAATCACCGCATCCTCTACACCGCTATTTCCACCATGCGCATTCCACTCGAATACATGGCTTCACTCTTTACCGCTGGCGACACAGCTGTCGTTGAAAAGGTGCTGCGTCGCCTTGCCGCGATGCGCACCCACATGCGCGAGATCCGCACAGGTCGTGAGCCATCGCCGGAGATCGCCGAGGCTGTCGGCCTGACTGGTGAGCAGTTGAAAGAAATGTACAAGCTGCTGGCTATCGCGAAGTACGACGACCGCTACGTGATCCCGACCGCCCACACCGAGACCCCTGCGGGCATCGCGGCGATGGGTTGCGCCGTTGAGGACTACGTGGGCAATGGCGCGGACTTCGCAGCGCAGTTCCATGGTGTTGCACCAGAGGAAGTGGCGGCTGGATCCGGCACTGTCCCGCTTGCTAGCTGGGCGCCAGGCTCTCGCCCCGACTCGATGTTCCCAAGGAATTAG